One Turneriella parva DSM 21527 genomic region harbors:
- a CDS encoding xylulokinase: protein MSEAEQYVLAIDLGTSGPKVAIVRETGEVLHCEVEATELILLPEGGAEQDPEDWWQKICRASKRLIAKNLVPVEQITCVAVTSQWSGTVAVGKDGKHLYNSIIWMDSRGAKHVAKMVDGLLKFQGYDVVKLAQWVLLTAGMPGLSGKDPLAHILFIKNEMPDLYRDTYKFLEPKDYLNLKLTGKFAAAQDSIALHWVTDNRDLSKVYYHPSLIQATGLDVNKLPDLYSSTDILGNILPDAAHDLGLTANARVVLGTPDVQSAAVGSGAVDDFATHLYIGTSSWLTCHVPFKKTSPEYNMATIPSAIPGRYLVGNEHETAGYCLTYLRDKVFYPKDALTPDGAPADAYQKFNELAASVPAGSEKLIFTPWLIGERTPVEDHTIRGGFFNMSLSTTRAHMVRAVFEGVAYNSRWLLEAVEDFVGRKIPRINMIGGGARSDLWCQIHADILNREILQVEDAIQANVRGVALLAGVSLGRFKFKDISSRVAIQKTYHPNPANRRIYDELYTEFKNVYAAHKKIHERLNKDHS from the coding sequence ATGTCAGAAGCCGAGCAGTACGTTCTTGCCATCGATTTGGGTACCTCGGGGCCGAAGGTTGCCATTGTGCGCGAAACCGGTGAGGTTCTGCACTGCGAAGTTGAAGCAACCGAACTTATTCTGCTTCCCGAAGGCGGCGCCGAGCAAGACCCTGAAGACTGGTGGCAGAAAATCTGCCGCGCCTCAAAGCGGCTCATTGCTAAAAATCTCGTACCCGTAGAGCAGATCACCTGCGTCGCCGTCACATCTCAATGGTCGGGCACGGTCGCTGTCGGCAAAGACGGCAAACACCTCTATAACTCGATCATCTGGATGGATTCGCGCGGCGCAAAGCACGTCGCCAAGATGGTCGATGGGCTCTTGAAATTTCAGGGCTACGATGTCGTGAAGCTGGCACAGTGGGTTCTCTTGACGGCAGGCATGCCGGGCCTTTCGGGCAAAGACCCACTGGCGCATATTCTCTTTATCAAGAATGAAATGCCCGATCTTTATCGCGATACCTATAAATTTCTTGAACCGAAAGATTACCTCAATCTGAAGCTAACGGGTAAATTCGCCGCAGCGCAAGATTCCATCGCGCTGCACTGGGTTACAGACAACCGCGACCTCAGCAAAGTATATTACCACCCTTCGCTCATTCAGGCGACCGGACTCGACGTGAATAAGCTGCCCGACCTCTACAGCTCGACCGATATTTTAGGCAATATTCTGCCCGACGCGGCACACGACCTCGGGCTCACGGCAAACGCCCGGGTCGTACTCGGCACGCCAGACGTGCAGTCGGCGGCAGTCGGCTCAGGCGCGGTCGACGATTTCGCGACGCACCTTTATATCGGCACCTCTTCGTGGCTCACCTGCCATGTACCGTTCAAAAAAACTTCGCCCGAATACAATATGGCGACGATTCCTTCGGCGATACCGGGGCGTTATCTCGTCGGCAACGAACACGAAACGGCAGGTTATTGCCTGACCTACCTGCGCGACAAGGTTTTCTACCCAAAAGACGCGCTCACCCCTGACGGGGCACCCGCAGATGCTTACCAGAAATTTAATGAACTGGCCGCATCGGTGCCCGCAGGCAGTGAAAAACTCATCTTCACTCCCTGGCTGATTGGTGAGCGCACGCCGGTTGAAGACCATACGATACGCGGTGGCTTCTTTAATATGTCTCTCAGCACGACCCGCGCGCACATGGTGCGCGCCGTGTTCGAAGGTGTTGCCTACAATTCGCGCTGGCTGCTCGAGGCAGTCGAAGATTTCGTCGGCAGAAAAATACCACGCATCAACATGATCGGTGGCGGCGCGCGCTCAGACCTTTGGTGCCAGATTCACGCCGATATTCTGAACCGTGAAATTCTACAGGTTGAAGACGCGATTCAGGCGAACGTGCGCGGTGTCGCACTGCTTGCCGGCGTTTCTTTGGGCAGGTTCAAGTTCAAAGATATTTCCAGTCGCGTCGCGATTCAAAAAACCTACCATCCGAACCCTGCGAACCGGCGGATATATGACGAACTTTATACAGAATTCAAGAACGTGTATGCTGCCCACAAGAAAATACATGAGCGATTAAACAAAGATCATTCATAG
- a CDS encoding pyridoxal phosphate-dependent decarboxylase family protein, which yields MDPEIIAEYQKKFPEVFSIVEGILERFPELDKLLKSQGAVKEQIEAQSKQVLEAVAKDMKPYRDQFETFRQLPAEGRARADVLKELKTMQQAEIKKWKEGYVSGAVYHGDNSHIEYLNEAYAIHSQSNPLHTDLWPSASKFEAEVISMVGRMLSEGAGESVQSELCGSVTSGGSESILLAMKTYRDMAEAERGVKNPEMVAPVTAHAAFDKAAQYFKIKLRKVPVDGSFRADVNAVKKAINGNTVVVIGSAPAFPHGVVDPIEEMSELARAKNIPFHTDACLGGFVLPFARKLGYKVPKFDFNLPGVTSISVDTHKYGYAAKGTSVILYRNAKIRHHQFFTVTNWPGGMYFSPTFAGSRPGGLSAAAWAALVSIGEKGYLEAARRILETADFIKKEIVKIPELKLLGDALYVIAFASDSLDIYKVMEHMTHKGYSLNGLHRPACVHIALTLRHAEPGVKERFIEDLKAAVLHVKANPSEKGSSAPIYGMAATLPVRSVVGDILKTYMDAYYKV from the coding sequence ATGGACCCAGAAATCATTGCCGAATACCAGAAGAAATTTCCCGAAGTTTTTTCGATAGTCGAAGGCATTCTCGAGCGCTTTCCCGAGCTCGATAAGTTGCTTAAATCGCAGGGCGCAGTTAAAGAGCAGATCGAAGCCCAGTCGAAGCAGGTGCTCGAAGCTGTCGCGAAAGACATGAAGCCTTACCGCGACCAATTCGAGACTTTTCGTCAGTTGCCTGCAGAAGGGCGTGCCCGCGCCGATGTCTTGAAAGAACTCAAGACGATGCAACAGGCCGAGATCAAAAAATGGAAAGAAGGTTATGTCTCGGGTGCGGTTTACCATGGTGATAACAGCCATATCGAATACCTGAACGAAGCCTATGCAATCCATTCGCAGTCGAATCCGCTGCACACCGACCTGTGGCCAAGCGCGAGCAAGTTCGAGGCCGAAGTCATATCGATGGTCGGACGCATGCTGTCAGAAGGCGCGGGTGAATCGGTGCAGTCAGAACTCTGCGGTTCGGTGACATCGGGTGGCAGCGAAAGCATTCTGCTCGCGATGAAAACCTACCGCGACATGGCAGAAGCCGAGCGCGGCGTCAAAAACCCCGAGATGGTGGCTCCCGTGACCGCGCACGCGGCATTCGACAAGGCGGCTCAATATTTCAAGATTAAACTGCGAAAGGTACCGGTCGATGGCAGCTTTCGCGCCGACGTAAACGCCGTGAAGAAAGCGATCAACGGCAACACCGTCGTGGTCATCGGCTCAGCACCGGCTTTTCCGCACGGTGTCGTCGACCCGATCGAAGAGATGTCAGAACTTGCGCGCGCGAAAAATATTCCGTTTCATACCGATGCATGTCTAGGCGGGTTTGTTCTGCCGTTCGCGCGCAAACTCGGGTACAAGGTGCCAAAGTTCGATTTCAATCTGCCGGGTGTGACTTCTATATCCGTCGATACGCACAAATATGGCTACGCGGCAAAAGGCACTTCGGTAATTCTCTACCGCAATGCTAAAATTCGCCACCACCAGTTCTTCACCGTGACCAACTGGCCGGGCGGCATGTATTTTTCGCCGACGTTCGCCGGTTCGCGCCCCGGCGGTCTCAGCGCTGCGGCCTGGGCGGCGCTCGTGTCGATCGGCGAAAAGGGTTATCTCGAAGCGGCCAGAAGAATTCTCGAAACTGCGGATTTCATAAAGAAAGAAATCGTCAAGATACCCGAACTGAAACTTCTCGGTGACGCTCTTTACGTAATTGCCTTTGCTTCAGATTCTCTCGACATCTATAAAGTAATGGAGCACATGACACACAAGGGCTATTCACTGAACGGTCTGCACCGGCCCGCTTGCGTGCACATTGCGCTGACACTGCGCCACGCAGAACCGGGAGTCAAAGAACGGTTCATCGAAGACCTCAAGGCAGCAGTTCTGCACGTGAAGGCGAACCCGTCTGAAAAGGGCAGCTCGGCGCCGATCTATGGCATGGCAGCTACTTTGCCGGTGCGCAGCGTTGTCGGTGATATTCTTAAGACCTATATGGACGCGTATTACAAAGTCTGA
- a CDS encoding MBL fold metallo-hydrolase, with the protein MRLFLFLLLATTACGNFSATVKTAKPTPQLTPSGDAIEFWWVGHATVLMRIHDKWIITDPNFSPRTGGVVKRLTDVGIDIASIRPVDAIVISHNHFDHLDAPSLEMLKGSKHIFAPKSGYAYIPTGLMRVEHRVSPGYSHEEDGLKITSVPVAHFGGRLLVDNLWDGEPYTGYIIQYKGITVFFAGDTGYHEEHFRELKKHFKIDMALIPVGPSGGFGTGSGFGNAVHVNPYGALQIFRDCGARYMIPIHHSTFYRRGGLEMDMIKDSIAISGASERILLLEAGENVSFGHGLTPVARRE; encoded by the coding sequence GTGCGATTATTTCTGTTTCTGCTGCTGGCAACCACAGCATGCGGCAATTTCTCAGCGACGGTTAAGACTGCAAAACCCACCCCTCAACTGACACCTTCGGGTGATGCAATCGAATTCTGGTGGGTCGGTCACGCGACCGTGCTCATGCGCATTCACGACAAATGGATTATTACCGACCCCAATTTTTCGCCGCGCACCGGCGGCGTTGTGAAGAGGCTCACCGACGTGGGCATCGACATTGCCTCGATCAGGCCTGTCGATGCGATTGTCATCTCTCACAACCATTTTGATCACCTCGATGCGCCTTCACTCGAAATGCTCAAGGGTTCAAAGCACATCTTTGCCCCCAAAAGTGGTTATGCGTATATACCCACCGGACTCATGCGCGTCGAACACCGGGTCTCACCCGGCTACTCGCATGAAGAAGACGGGCTCAAGATCACGTCGGTACCTGTTGCGCACTTCGGTGGGCGCCTGCTTGTCGATAATCTGTGGGATGGAGAACCGTATACCGGTTATATCATTCAGTACAAAGGTATCACGGTGTTCTTCGCAGGTGACACGGGTTACCACGAAGAACACTTCAGGGAGCTGAAGAAACATTTCAAGATCGACATGGCTCTGATTCCGGTTGGGCCCTCAGGCGGCTTCGGCACAGGTTCTGGTTTCGGCAACGCAGTGCACGTGAACCCTTACGGCGCCTTACAGATCTTTCGCGACTGCGGCGCGCGCTACATGATACCCATTCACCACAGCACCTTCTACCGCCGGGGTGGTCTCGAGATGGATATGATCAAAGATTCAATTGCCATCTCGGGCGCGAGCGAGCGCATCTTGCTGCTCGAAGCCGGTGAGAACGTATCTTTTGGCCACGGGCTTACGCCCGTAGCCAGAAGAGAATAA
- a CDS encoding lipase secretion chaperone: MNFFKSRPWLTGILIGASIGLLIYWLNRDSDAVRQLKALERGPRTMREYQESEVEKIRYEMSEAGTKRIVGELTFEQKLALLRDKWSKHIDKGYMQVKMLEEIMNLCKKERPDDWVACTNELAGAAFPNLSDKLFNQLSSLVRYNDWLSRNKDKLDKMSRKDRQKLLNEMRGKLFGEENAKDIWANEIRVEALRNTLEDMKEAKGKDLSTKLSAFKNSLNENFGDQAKAYVERHQQELTNAVLTAVQDDLKALSPTQQKHALRTIRTEMGMDKAALERWDALDYERQNRWATGKNYLAEREKLAANPGGNSEAALNELRQKYFGAEAEAIATEEAEGFYRYKGEQRIGLE, translated from the coding sequence ATGAACTTCTTTAAATCCAGGCCGTGGCTCACCGGCATTCTCATCGGAGCCTCTATTGGTTTACTGATCTATTGGCTCAATCGCGATTCAGACGCTGTCAGGCAGCTGAAGGCGCTCGAACGCGGACCCCGCACGATGCGCGAATATCAGGAATCTGAAGTCGAAAAAATTCGCTACGAAATGAGCGAAGCCGGCACCAAACGCATTGTCGGCGAACTCACGTTTGAACAGAAACTGGCATTGCTGCGCGACAAGTGGAGCAAGCACATCGACAAAGGTTATATGCAGGTCAAGATGCTCGAAGAGATCATGAACCTCTGCAAGAAAGAGCGCCCCGATGACTGGGTCGCGTGCACCAACGAATTGGCGGGTGCGGCTTTTCCGAATCTGTCAGATAAGCTCTTTAACCAGCTATCATCGCTTGTGAGGTATAACGACTGGCTTTCGCGCAATAAAGACAAACTCGACAAGATGAGCCGCAAAGACCGGCAAAAGCTTTTGAACGAAATGCGCGGCAAACTCTTTGGCGAAGAAAACGCCAAGGACATCTGGGCAAATGAGATACGGGTCGAGGCACTGCGCAACACGCTCGAAGACATGAAAGAGGCGAAGGGCAAAGACCTGTCGACAAAACTCAGTGCATTCAAAAATTCGCTCAACGAGAATTTCGGCGACCAGGCGAAGGCATATGTCGAACGCCACCAGCAAGAGCTGACAAACGCAGTTCTAACCGCAGTGCAGGATGACCTGAAGGCGCTCAGCCCCACGCAGCAGAAGCACGCGCTGCGCACCATTCGCACAGAAATGGGTATGGATAAAGCCGCCCTCGAAAGGTGGGACGCCCTCGATTACGAACGCCAGAACCGCTGGGCGACGGGCAAGAACTACCTTGCCGAACGCGAAAAACTTGCCGCGAACCCCGGTGGCAATTCTGAAGCCGCGCTCAATGAACTGAGGCAAAAATACTTTGGCGCCGAAGCTGAGGCGATTGCCACCGAAGAAGCCGAGGGCTTCTACCGCTACAAGGGCGAACAACGCATCGGGCTTGAATAG
- a CDS encoding esterase/lipase family protein — protein MRKLSTISLLVLALAAPAMVSAAAAKTTYPVVFAHGMAGFDDLLGYDYWGDDYGVFVGDPCDALLEVTCNGNINSGQKAFQTQTYPFQSSEVRGLDVANQVEAYMTSQGVSYINLVGHSQGGLDIRKAAKVLYQRKGRQVVRVLISISSPHRGSPVAKYILDLKPGVTNVVAALATIFGNSIYRSGNDAFAGAKQLVYNDYSATDGLTTGAKAFNVNNPVSSTYAAYYGSFVTAQTGVSVNPALFILRNGFFNIDGNGYCVDDCDNDGAGGKGNGTATDLDDDGLVGINSQQMGYRLKYNGCTLCLDYITQDSTTGNVTNLNAPTSLQMTSASSVINQDHLDVVGVPPDTFDEMEFYAAIFNFIAAKD, from the coding sequence ATGCGAAAACTGAGCACAATCTCTCTCTTGGTTCTGGCCCTGGCTGCACCGGCAATGGTGTCTGCGGCGGCGGCGAAAACAACTTACCCGGTCGTGTTCGCACACGGCATGGCAGGTTTTGACGACCTGCTGGGTTACGATTACTGGGGTGATGACTATGGCGTGTTCGTGGGCGACCCCTGCGATGCATTGCTCGAGGTCACCTGCAACGGCAACATCAATAGCGGCCAAAAGGCATTTCAAACACAGACTTATCCTTTTCAATCATCTGAGGTTCGTGGCCTCGATGTAGCAAATCAGGTTGAAGCGTACATGACATCGCAAGGTGTAAGCTACATCAACCTCGTCGGTCACTCACAGGGCGGTCTAGACATTCGCAAGGCTGCCAAAGTGCTGTACCAGCGCAAAGGCCGCCAGGTCGTGAGAGTTCTGATCTCTATCTCATCACCCCACCGTGGTTCACCGGTTGCAAAATACATTCTCGACCTGAAACCAGGCGTAACGAATGTGGTTGCGGCGCTCGCAACAATTTTCGGCAACTCGATCTATCGCAGCGGTAATGATGCATTCGCCGGCGCCAAGCAGCTCGTGTATAACGACTACAGCGCGACTGACGGCCTGACTACTGGTGCAAAAGCCTTTAACGTCAACAATCCCGTAAGCTCAACATACGCAGCTTATTATGGGTCATTCGTGACGGCACAAACCGGCGTTTCAGTGAACCCTGCTCTTTTTATTCTGCGTAACGGTTTCTTCAACATCGACGGCAATGGCTACTGTGTAGATGACTGCGATAACGACGGCGCAGGCGGCAAAGGCAACGGTACGGCAACCGACCTTGACGACGACGGTCTTGTGGGCATCAACTCGCAGCAAATGGGCTACCGTCTGAAATATAACGGTTGCACACTGTGCCTCGACTATATCACACAAGATTCTACGACAGGTAACGTAACGAACCTGAACGCACCTACGTCATTACAGATGACATCTGCTTCAAGCGTTATTAACCAAGACCACCTCGACGTCGTCGGCGTACCGCCAGACACATTCGACGAGATGGAATTCTACGCAGCGATTTTCAACTTTATTGCTGCTAAAGACTAA
- a CDS encoding DUF5683 domain-containing protein encodes MLQKSVQLFVGISVLMGASVAPVFSAGEEQKTKTSAPVVIEADKQGPAAAPVVKKLIFLDFYNESNDPNVKWLTDSIGESIFELTKSKYNYVRIEPKVWREYAKTKNFKPEDFYDTEKLQAMGFALKADGIIFGKFTSSPENIVISGKILSVVDKEIVAEKNITVPFSSQMFEDVQDVSETLGSRIKDLFYPSDRGALWRSALLPGWGQFYKQRKTAGYIYSGVIGTGAAFSLFSLIMLESTKSQYKSYNPDHVKTEPQGEFGIKDPDATRAEFSRLVNKADQWYQIMMISAGITFTIYLWHLFDAWFFEGSYIELGKQSAKVYEQQESIFGANVRLTGDRDPLSLRVNYAF; translated from the coding sequence ATGTTGCAAAAGAGCGTGCAGCTGTTCGTCGGGATTAGTGTGCTTATGGGCGCATCGGTCGCGCCGGTTTTTTCAGCGGGCGAAGAACAGAAAACCAAAACATCCGCACCGGTTGTAATCGAGGCCGACAAACAGGGCCCGGCGGCAGCGCCTGTCGTGAAGAAACTTATCTTTCTCGATTTTTATAATGAATCGAATGACCCGAACGTCAAGTGGCTGACCGACTCTATCGGCGAATCGATTTTTGAGCTGACGAAAAGCAAATACAATTACGTGCGCATCGAACCGAAGGTGTGGCGTGAATATGCGAAGACGAAAAATTTCAAACCCGAAGATTTTTACGATACCGAAAAACTGCAGGCGATGGGCTTTGCGCTCAAAGCAGACGGCATCATTTTTGGCAAGTTCACTTCGTCGCCAGAAAATATTGTGATCAGCGGAAAAATTCTTTCCGTCGTCGACAAAGAGATCGTCGCCGAAAAAAATATTACTGTACCGTTCTCGAGCCAGATGTTCGAAGATGTGCAAGATGTTTCTGAAACTCTGGGTAGCAGAATCAAAGATCTTTTTTATCCGTCGGATAGAGGGGCGTTATGGCGCTCGGCGCTGTTGCCGGGCTGGGGCCAGTTCTATAAGCAGCGCAAAACCGCGGGTTATATTTACAGCGGTGTCATCGGCACCGGCGCCGCGTTCTCGCTGTTCTCGCTCATTATGCTCGAGTCGACCAAAAGCCAGTACAAAAGCTATAACCCCGACCATGTCAAGACCGAACCGCAGGGCGAATTTGGTATCAAAGACCCTGACGCAACGCGCGCCGAGTTTTCGCGGCTCGTCAATAAGGCCGATCAGTGGTACCAGATCATGATGATTAGTGCGGGCATCACGTTCACGATCTATCTCTGGCACCTGTTCGACGCTTGGTTCTTTGAGGGTAGCTATATCGAGCTCGGCAAACAATCCGCCAAAGTCTATGAGCAACAAGAGAGTATCTTTGGGGCCAATGTGCGCCTGACAGGCGACCGCGACCCATTGTCGCTGCGCGTGAACTATGCATTTTGA